In Flavobacterium sp. N3904, one DNA window encodes the following:
- a CDS encoding THUMP-like domain-containing protein, producing the protein MNFDLINPEIQEFINLNIGENISKLALQKNPFPIVEWVSILNQISAKTKAKDKLPTWFATQNIIYPSKISVEQTSSEKTAIYKASIVSGENLIDLTGGFGVDDYFFSLKVKNIIHCEINIELSNIVKHNFKQLSANNITCYAEDSFETLSNLKTKWDWIYIDPSRRNDTKGKVFMLKDCLPNVPENLDFYFKKTNSILIKTAPILDISAGITELKHIKSIHLVAVENEVKELLWELRKDYTETITIKTINIAKEKKEVFDFKINKVTKTPSYSLPQRFIYEPNSAIMKSGGFDEVALFYDLNKLHKHSHLYTSDEHMTFPGRIFEIEKSFLYHKNEMKLYLENKKANITTRNFPESVENIRKKWKIKEGGNLYCFFTTDVNNNKIVLICTKIK; encoded by the coding sequence TTGAATTTTGACCTAATAAATCCTGAAATACAGGAATTTATCAATTTAAATATTGGTGAGAATATCTCTAAATTGGCACTTCAAAAGAATCCATTTCCTATTGTTGAATGGGTTTCTATTTTAAATCAAATTTCCGCAAAAACAAAAGCCAAAGACAAATTGCCAACTTGGTTTGCAACTCAAAATATTATTTATCCAAGTAAAATATCTGTAGAACAAACCTCTTCAGAAAAAACGGCAATTTATAAGGCTTCAATTGTTTCAGGCGAAAACCTAATAGATTTAACCGGAGGATTTGGTGTAGATGATTACTTTTTTTCGTTAAAAGTCAAAAATATAATCCATTGTGAAATCAATATAGAATTATCAAATATTGTAAAGCATAATTTTAAGCAATTAAGTGCAAATAATATCACTTGTTATGCAGAAGATAGTTTTGAAACGCTATCCAATTTAAAAACAAAATGGGATTGGATTTACATTGATCCTTCAAGGAGAAATGACACCAAAGGCAAAGTCTTTATGCTCAAAGATTGTTTGCCAAATGTACCCGAGAATCTTGATTTTTATTTCAAAAAAACAAATTCAATACTAATAAAGACAGCTCCGATTCTTGATATTTCTGCAGGAATTACTGAATTAAAACATATAAAATCAATACACCTTGTAGCAGTTGAAAATGAAGTTAAAGAATTATTATGGGAATTAAGAAAAGACTATACCGAAACCATAACAATTAAAACTATTAATATTGCAAAAGAGAAAAAAGAAGTTTTTGATTTTAAAATAAATAAGGTTACAAAAACTCCATCTTATAGCTTACCGCAAAGATTTATATACGAACCCAATAGCGCCATAATGAAATCGGGAGGTTTTGATGAAGTCGCGCTCTTCTATGATTTAAATAAACTCCATAAGCATTCTCATTTATATACTTCTGATGAACATATGACATTCCCAGGAAGAATTTTTGAAATCGAAAAATCATTTTTGTATCATAAAAACGAAATGAAACTTTACCTAGAAAATAAAAAAGCAAATATCACAACCAGAAATTTTCCAGAAAGCGTTGAAAACATAAGAAAAAAATGGAAAATTAAAGAAGGAGGTAATTTGTATTGTTTTTTTACAACCGATGTAAATAATAATAAAATTGTTTTAATTTGCACCAAAATAAAATAA
- a CDS encoding M15 family metallopeptidase — MIFPFRPLLFFFFLLQFVNGYSQNDKKQTKSLPPLNDTTFVNLKDYSDDFVYDMKYATVDNFLKSKVYDCAECYLRYKTVKALIDANNRFQKKGLKIKIFDCYRPLDIQKRMWEIVSNPKYVANPSKGSIHNRGGAVDITLVNFEGKELDMGTPFDFFGVEASHDYFKFSHEIIENRELLKRIMIKEKFNSFDSEWWHYNLKEALNDKVSNFRWECN; from the coding sequence ATGATTTTCCCTTTTAGACCATTGTTATTTTTCTTTTTCCTTTTGCAATTTGTTAATGGTTATTCGCAGAATGATAAAAAGCAGACAAAATCATTACCTCCTCTGAATGATACTACTTTTGTTAATCTAAAAGATTACAGCGACGATTTTGTATATGATATGAAATATGCTACCGTTGATAATTTTTTGAAATCTAAAGTGTACGATTGTGCCGAATGCTATTTGCGATACAAAACTGTAAAAGCGCTTATAGACGCCAACAATAGATTTCAAAAAAAAGGGTTGAAAATTAAAATTTTCGATTGCTACAGACCTTTAGATATTCAAAAACGAATGTGGGAAATTGTTTCAAATCCAAAGTATGTTGCAAATCCTAGCAAAGGTTCGATTCATAATAGAGGAGGAGCTGTAGATATTACTTTAGTCAATTTTGAAGGAAAAGAATTGGATATGGGCACTCCTTTTGACTTTTTTGGAGTTGAAGCAAGTCATGATTATTTTAAATTTTCTCATGAAATAATTGAAAATAGAGAGCTACTTAAAAGAATTATGATCAAAGAAAAATTCAATTCTTTTGATTCGGAATGGTGGCATTATAATTTAAAAGAAGCTTTAAATGATAAAGTTTCCAATTTTAGATGGGAATGTAATTGA
- the tsaD gene encoding tRNA (adenosine(37)-N6)-threonylcarbamoyltransferase complex transferase subunit TsaD, translating into MQNSEVFILAIESSCDDTAAAVLHNDNVLSNVVANQLIHNQYGGVVPELASRAHQQNIVPVIDAALKKANIKKEQLSAIAFTQGPGLMGSLLVGSSFAKSLALALNIPLIAVNHMHAHILAHFIDEEGFDKPSFPFLALTISGGHTQIVRVNDFFDMQIIGETTDDAVGEAFDKSAKILGLPYPGGPLVDKHAQVGNPKAFAFTKPKVPGLDFSFSGLKTAILYFIQKKKIENPNFVNENLNDICASIQHTIIEILMDKLKLAEKETGINQIAIGGGVSANSGIRKTLKEAENKYGWKTFIPKFEYTTDNAAMIGIVGYQKFLSEKFETSTVVSKARIQF; encoded by the coding sequence ATGCAAAATTCCGAGGTTTTTATACTTGCCATCGAAAGTTCTTGCGATGATACTGCTGCCGCTGTTTTACATAACGACAATGTGTTGTCTAATGTTGTTGCCAATCAGTTAATTCACAATCAATATGGTGGCGTAGTTCCTGAACTTGCTTCTAGAGCACACCAGCAAAATATTGTTCCTGTAATAGATGCAGCATTAAAAAAGGCAAATATCAAAAAAGAACAATTATCAGCAATTGCATTTACGCAAGGACCGGGACTTATGGGTTCATTATTGGTTGGAAGTTCTTTTGCAAAATCTTTGGCTTTGGCTTTGAACATTCCGTTAATAGCTGTAAACCATATGCATGCCCATATTCTGGCACATTTTATTGATGAAGAAGGATTTGACAAACCTTCATTTCCTTTTTTGGCATTGACAATAAGTGGCGGACACACTCAAATAGTTCGTGTAAATGATTTTTTTGACATGCAAATTATAGGAGAAACTACTGATGATGCTGTAGGAGAAGCTTTTGACAAAAGTGCCAAAATATTAGGACTTCCCTATCCCGGTGGCCCTTTGGTAGACAAACATGCACAAGTTGGGAACCCTAAAGCTTTTGCGTTTACAAAACCAAAAGTTCCTGGATTGGATTTTAGTTTCTCTGGTCTAAAAACGGCAATTTTATATTTTATTCAAAAGAAAAAAATAGAAAACCCCAATTTTGTAAATGAAAATCTAAATGATATTTGTGCTTCGATTCAGCATACTATAATTGAAATACTGATGGACAAATTAAAATTGGCGGAAAAGGAAACAGGTATCAATCAAATAGCGATTGGCGGTGGAGTTTCTGCTAATTCCGGTATTCGTAAGACATTAAAAGAAGCTGAAAATAAATACGGATGGAAAACATTTATTCCTAAATTTGAATACACCACCGATAATGCTGCAATGATTGGAATTGTAGGTTATCAAAAATTCTTATCTGAAAAATTCGAAACATCAACAGTTGTTTCAAAAGCACGAATACAATTTTAA
- a CDS encoding 16S rRNA (uracil(1498)-N(3))-methyltransferase, which translates to MQLFYNPTITETTESFSFDKEESKHIIKVLRKKDTDILFVTNGLGLLFKTEITLASDSKCTVQIISVEKSETPKHKLHLAVAPTKMNDRFEWFLEKATEIGIYEITPVFCDRSERKVINAERFDKIILSAMKQCNQLHLPKLNPAVSFKEFIKLKNEGLQLIAHCEETDKKTLKSILKPNENCTILIGPEGDFSEKEIVLALENNYIAVSLGNTRLRTETAAIVACHSVVFVNEI; encoded by the coding sequence ATGCAATTATTTTATAACCCTACAATTACTGAAACTACCGAAAGCTTTTCTTTTGACAAAGAAGAAAGCAAACATATTATTAAGGTATTGCGCAAAAAAGATACCGATATATTATTTGTAACCAATGGACTGGGACTTCTATTCAAAACTGAAATAACATTAGCATCCGATAGCAAATGTACCGTTCAAATTATTTCAGTTGAAAAATCAGAAACTCCAAAACACAAATTACATCTGGCTGTTGCACCCACAAAAATGAATGATCGCTTTGAATGGTTTCTCGAAAAGGCAACTGAAATTGGTATTTATGAAATAACACCTGTATTTTGTGACCGCTCTGAGAGAAAAGTAATTAATGCCGAAAGATTTGATAAAATTATATTGTCGGCTATGAAACAATGCAATCAGTTACATCTTCCAAAATTAAATCCTGCAGTATCTTTTAAAGAATTTATAAAACTTAAAAATGAAGGATTACAACTCATCGCTCATTGTGAAGAGACAGATAAAAAAACCTTGAAATCAATTTTGAAGCCCAACGAAAATTGCACTATACTAATTGGCCCTGAAGGCGATTTTTCTGAAAAGGAAATTGTATTGGCCTTAGAAAATAACTACATTGCTGTATCGCTTGGCAACACAAGATTACGAACAGAAACTGCTGCAATTGTAGCTTGTCACAGTGTTGTTTTTGTAAATGAAATTTAA
- a CDS encoding zinc metalloprotease codes for MKKLILSALAFTMLFSCQNDQNEGSDVTNANAVTQRKCATQDVLEAQLKADPTLAIRMNEIEAFTQKAILTKRLVNGKIEIPVVVNVLYRTTAENISAAQIQSQIDVLNKDFNALNSDFNSVPALFAGVKANVGITFVLDQVIRKSTTKTSWGTTDAMKKTSKGGLAPTSPTTKLNLWVCTIGGGILGYAQFPGGSSATDGVAIDSKYFGLSGSANAPYNLGRTATHEVGHWMNLRHIWGDANCGSDLVSDTPTHNDANYGVPVYPHYSTCTGTPVEMTMNYMDYTDDNAMYMFSTGQKSRISAIFLSGGSRASFRL; via the coding sequence ATGAAAAAATTAATTTTATCAGCGTTAGCATTCACAATGCTTTTTTCTTGTCAAAACGACCAAAACGAAGGTTCAGATGTTACAAATGCAAATGCAGTTACACAACGAAAATGTGCAACACAAGATGTTCTTGAAGCCCAATTAAAAGCAGATCCAACATTAGCAATCAGAATGAACGAAATCGAAGCTTTTACACAAAAAGCTATTTTAACAAAACGCTTAGTAAATGGAAAAATAGAAATTCCTGTGGTTGTAAATGTTTTATACAGAACAACTGCCGAAAATATTTCAGCTGCTCAGATTCAATCACAAATTGATGTTTTAAACAAAGATTTCAATGCATTAAACTCGGATTTTAATTCTGTTCCAGCTCTATTTGCTGGTGTGAAGGCAAATGTAGGTATTACATTTGTGTTGGATCAAGTTATTAGAAAATCGACTACCAAGACATCTTGGGGAACTACTGACGCAATGAAAAAAACAAGTAAAGGCGGCCTCGCACCAACATCTCCAACTACAAAACTTAACTTATGGGTTTGTACAATTGGTGGCGGTATATTAGGCTATGCACAATTCCCTGGAGGTTCTTCTGCAACTGATGGAGTTGCAATTGATTCAAAATATTTTGGATTATCTGGCTCTGCAAATGCACCATACAACCTAGGCAGAACTGCAACACATGAAGTTGGGCACTGGATGAATTTAAGACACATTTGGGGAGATGCAAATTGTGGTAGTGATTTAGTATCTGATACACCTACTCATAATGACGCTAATTATGGGGTTCCAGTATATCCGCATTATAGCACTTGTACAGGAACTCCTGTTGAAATGACTATGAATTATATGGATTATACAGATGATAACGCGATGTATATGTTCTCCACAGGACAAAAAAGCAGAATATCAGCCATATTTTTGTCTGGAGGATCAAGAGCATCATTTAGATTGTAA
- a CDS encoding AI-2E family transporter → MISSRILANGILRAIATIVIICLILFFLYQIQSVLIYLLVSLILTLIGTPILVFLKRRLKFKHTFATITTLVIYILIISGFIMMFIPLVISQGQNLSLLNTVKIEENSLKLINQIGAFLESHHIDSSKILSSSNLSSKINFNILPNFLNSILGTISNFGMGLGSVLFITFFFLKDREMFLNGAKLLIPDTHEEKILNSLEKINHLLSRYFIGLLLQLFIVFILYTVVLFIFGIPNILVIAFLCAVLNIIPYIGPLIASILAALLTMLSNLGNDFQSEIIPTTIYVLIGFWIVQVIDNNVSQPVIFSKSVSSHPLEIFLVILIAGFLFGILGMIIAVPLYTIIKVICKEFFPENKFIQLITKNI, encoded by the coding sequence ATGATTTCTTCAAGAATTTTAGCAAATGGAATATTAAGAGCAATTGCAACCATTGTAATTATTTGTTTAATTCTATTTTTTTTATACCAAATTCAATCTGTATTAATTTACCTTTTGGTTTCGTTAATTCTAACCTTAATTGGAACTCCTATATTGGTTTTTCTAAAAAGGAGATTAAAATTTAAACATACCTTTGCCACTATTACCACTCTGGTAATTTACATTTTAATAATATCAGGTTTTATAATGATGTTTATTCCATTAGTCATTTCTCAAGGGCAAAATTTATCACTATTGAATACCGTGAAAATTGAAGAAAATAGCTTAAAACTTATCAATCAAATAGGAGCTTTCCTGGAAAGCCATCATATTGATTCCTCAAAAATATTGAGTTCGTCAAACTTAAGCTCCAAAATAAATTTTAACATATTGCCCAACTTTTTAAATTCAATATTAGGAACAATCAGTAATTTTGGAATGGGATTGGGTTCTGTATTATTCATTACCTTTTTCTTTCTAAAAGATAGAGAAATGTTTTTGAATGGAGCCAAATTATTAATTCCTGATACCCACGAAGAAAAAATATTAAACTCTTTAGAAAAAATCAACCACTTACTTTCTAGGTATTTTATTGGTTTACTGCTGCAATTATTTATCGTATTTATTTTATATACTGTTGTCTTGTTTATATTTGGCATCCCAAATATTTTAGTAATTGCTTTTTTGTGCGCAGTTTTAAATATTATTCCATATATAGGCCCCTTAATTGCTTCTATATTAGCAGCACTATTAACAATGTTAAGCAATTTGGGAAATGACTTTCAATCTGAAATAATACCAACAACAATATATGTTTTAATTGGATTTTGGATCGTACAAGTAATTGATAATAACGTATCACAACCCGTTATATTTTCAAAAAGTGTTAGTTCGCATCCGCTAGAAATATTTCTAGTCATCTTAATAGCAGGATTTTTATTTGGAATATTAGGGATGATAATTGCAGTTCCTTTGTACACTATTATAAAAGTAATTTGCAAAGAATTTTTTCCTGAAAATAAGTTTATTCAACTCATAACTAAAAACATCTAA
- a CDS encoding DUF4159 domain-containing protein: MKKVCLFLFLVSFSCFAQEIALVKYSGGGDWYANPTSLPNLIKYCNATINTKINPKPRTVEPSSPDLLSYPFVHMTGHGNVVFSEEDLKNLRNYLLAGGFLHIDDNYGMDQYIRKEIKKIFPNNDLVEIPASHPIFQKPFPFPNGLPKIHEHDGKRPQAFGIFIENKLVLLYTFECDLGDGWEDPEVHNDPIDVREKALKMGANIINYIFTN, translated from the coding sequence ATGAAAAAAGTATGTTTATTTTTATTTTTAGTTTCATTCTCTTGTTTTGCTCAGGAAATTGCTCTTGTAAAATATAGTGGCGGTGGAGATTGGTATGCAAATCCAACTTCATTACCCAATTTAATAAAATATTGCAATGCCACTATCAACACAAAAATAAACCCTAAGCCAAGAACTGTAGAGCCTAGTAGTCCAGATTTACTATCGTATCCTTTTGTACACATGACAGGTCATGGAAATGTAGTCTTTAGCGAAGAAGATCTAAAAAACCTTAGAAATTACTTATTGGCAGGCGGCTTTCTTCATATTGATGATAACTATGGAATGGATCAATATATTCGAAAAGAAATTAAAAAAATATTCCCAAACAATGACTTAGTTGAGATTCCCGCCTCTCACCCAATTTTCCAGAAACCATTTCCTTTCCCTAATGGATTACCCAAGATTCATGAACATGATGGCAAAAGACCACAAGCATTTGGAATATTTATTGAAAATAAATTAGTGCTGTTATACACTTTCGAATGCGATTTGGGCGATGGTTGGGAAGATCCCGAAGTCCACAATGATCCTATTGATGTTCGTGAAAAAGCATTAAAGATGGGAGCTAATATCATTAACTATATCTTCACTAATTAG